gattatGTGGATCACAACCATTTATACCTCTAActgaataaatatttatatttaatcatgtCATAATTTAAGTGTTATATTCTTATATTTacacaaaaaaattaaattcaggactttcatatatatatatatatatatagacacacacacatatatgtatatataatatatatacatatatatatatatatatatattcttatatttacacaaaaaaattaaattcaagactttcatatatatatatagacacacacatatatatgtatatataatatatatatatatatatgttaatttATGCAAAAAACCTTTAACTAAGAAATAGAAGTAATATTCAAAAGACCACACAGTTTATAGCAAAATGCTTCGGTAAAACATTAAAACAATTGTCTGAATCACAACTAAGAAATAAAAAGAATAACTAACAATCCTATTCATATCCTAACATGTAACTCCTATTCTGtcatctgtgtttatatatttcTATGCGGGCACTTGCATGAAGCCAGCCACACCAAAACCACGATTCAATCGAAACTGTTGGGACTTGAGTAATGCATCAGAGGTCCATATTAAATGACTTGATCTCTTGAAATGATCAATCAAGCCTTCTCCTTTTCGGATCTTGATTAGCAGCGTTTGATGAACTAGGATCTGAAACAACTGTTCTCCCGTAGATTCTATAGCTCAAGAATGCTGCATCCAACACCCCATCAGGACTCCCGGACCCTGCTCGAGCTGCTACTGATACAGTACCATCAGGTAGATCAGTACTCGCTGCTATCTCTGTCAAATCTTCAATCATTTGAACACACTTCAGCAGCCTATCCTGCAAAGTCCAACAAATCATATGTTTAAGAAAAATACAAGAAGGTTTGTCCTGTCTTTTATTACAGTGGACACCGCAATTGTTTACCTTCTCAAAATGCATGACACCAGATATTGCCTTGTCAATCTCTGATTCCTGTGTTTCTCTCGTAACACAGATTGCAACAGCAGCTGAGATTTCCGAGGGCCTAAATTCTAGGAAATCAACACCTGCATTTTATTCCACCAAAATCTGTATCAAACACTTGGAACATCATAGTACCAAAATCAGTTAAGAaactttattttaatattttaactgTGAGACCTTTCATTGTGTTCACAATGAACTGGCATGATTTATAGATCAATGATCCATACATCAGAGACTCTGATGGAATCATATCTTCACTTTTGAGCTTTCTAATGAAGAAATCTATATACGAAAACCGAGTACAAGCATACATCCTCCATTTCAAGCTGGCCAACACATTAAGCTCCATCGATTTTAATGACTGATATTCAAAAATAAAGCTAGGATCTGCCACCTGAATTAAAAAAAATGACATCTTCTTATAACTATCAAAGATTCGGACCAAGCTTTGATCATTAAATTAAAGCAGAGTATGTCACACAGGCCACAGCTAGCATAAACATCACATGCACACACGATACAGGCATGTCATAATCTTTAGAAGAATTTCGCTTGCCTGCAAATCAACAGTAGATGGCACTCCAACATCTTCCAATTTTGCTGCTAACAATAAGCAGGCCACAGCTACCAATTGAACACTCCAAAATTTTTCAACCTATGCAATGCATATAAAGAAGAGACAATTAGCAATTTAGCATGTTAATACACACAGAAAAAC
This window of the Apium graveolens cultivar Ventura unplaced genomic scaffold, ASM990537v1 ctg8071, whole genome shotgun sequence genome carries:
- the LOC141704638 gene encoding cyclin-D2-1-like; protein product: MAASDPFSLENLLCTETDTLHFDDLEAIDDLNHLVDSNNLVDNGSEPLIGLIPMQSDQVVCSLFDKEKDFLPASDYLERLANEELEFVILEEAVDWMYKAHGHFCFGAPTIYLAINYLNRYLSVYERLVEKFWSVQLVAVACLLLAAKLEDVGVPSTVDLQVADPSFIFEYQSLKSMELNVLASLKWRMYACTRFSYIDFFIRKLKSEDMIPSESLMYGSLIYKSCQFIVNTMKGVDFLEFRPSEISAAVAICVTRETQESEIDKAISGVMHFEKDRLLKCVQMIEDLTEIAASTDLPDGTVSVAARAGSGSPDGVLDAAFLSYRIYGRTVVSDPSSSNAANQDPKRRRLD